One segment of Zhihengliuella halotolerans DNA contains the following:
- a CDS encoding type 1 glutamine amidotransferase domain-containing protein — MASASNTTGTTLDGREVLVISTNYGTESDELTQPIETLRSAGAQVTVAAVENRPVRTLVADKDPGPEVPVDTTLAVAEAADYDALVVPGGTLNADQLRADGNARKIIADFAQAGKPVAAICHGPWLLIDAGLASGKKLTSYSSLGIDLENAGATWVDQQVVLDTSAGFPLITSRNPGDLEAFTGELVEQLSGGA, encoded by the coding sequence ATGGCATCCGCATCGAACACCACCGGGACCACGCTGGACGGACGCGAGGTTCTCGTCATCAGCACCAACTACGGCACCGAAAGCGACGAGCTCACCCAGCCGATCGAGACCCTGCGCTCCGCGGGAGCCCAGGTCACCGTGGCCGCCGTCGAGAACCGGCCGGTGCGCACGCTCGTGGCCGACAAGGACCCCGGGCCCGAGGTCCCCGTCGACACCACCCTCGCCGTGGCCGAGGCCGCGGACTACGACGCCCTGGTGGTCCCCGGCGGGACGCTCAACGCCGACCAGTTGCGCGCCGACGGCAACGCGCGCAAGATCATCGCGGATTTCGCGCAGGCCGGGAAGCCCGTCGCCGCGATCTGCCACGGCCCGTGGCTGCTCATCGACGCCGGGCTGGCCTCCGGGAAGAAGCTCACCTCCTACTCGAGCCTCGGCATCGACCTGGAGAACGCCGGGGCGACGTGGGTCGACCAGCAGGTCGTGCTGGATACTTCGGCCGGATTCCCGCTCATCACGTCCCGGAACCCCGGCGATCTCGAGGCATTCACCGGCGAGCTGGTCGAGCAGCTCTCCGGCGGCGCGTGA